A window of bacterium genomic DNA:
ACCAGCGGGTGGCGGGCGCGCTGTACGGCCCGTACGCCTGCCGGGGGCCGGTGCGGTACCTGGGGCCGACGGTGCCGGCGCCGGTGTGGGAAGCGGCGGCCCGCGGCTCGAGGCGGGAGAAGTTCCGGTTCGTGGTCCGGCTCGAGGCCGGCCCGGAAGTCAGCCGCGTATCGGTGTCGCAGCTCTACGAGCTGGCCCGGGCGTCGGGGGTCGAACTCATCCCGGCGGATTTCGTCAAGCGCAGCGTCTACACCTTCCTGCCGGCCGACGGCGCATGCATAACGGAGGCGCTGGCCGCGGCGCCGCGCCAGTTGGCGATGCCGTTTCTGCCGCCGCCTCGTCCCTACCCGCTCGAGGGGCGCCTGCCGGTGGGCGGCGACAATCTGGCGTATATATTGCAATACGAACGGCTCGACGAGTCGCTGCTGGAGTTCGTCCTCGCCCGCGAGGAGACGCCGCTCGCGCGCGACCTGGACGCCCGGCCGGCGTTCAACCAGCTGCGCATCGACGACCGCGGCAACCGCATCGACCTGGTCTACGCGTCGCCGGCGGCGCTGTACATAATAGAGCTCAAACGCGGCCGACGGGACGCCGAGGCCCGGCGCGACATCCTGCGCTACGAGTTATGGGCGCGCGGCCGGCGCGAGGCGCTGGCCCGGGGATTGCGCCTCCGGGCGCCCCGCCCCACGGTGACGCCGGTGCTGGTCGCGGACGGCGGCCCGCCGCGCCCCGCCGAGTGCCGCATATACGATTGGCACCTGGAAGACGAGCCGACGCGCCTCTCTTTCACCCGCGTTCAATAGAACGGGCGATGATGCCTTATGACGTTACTCGACAAAGTTCACGAGCAGTTTCGCGAGGCCGCCGACCTCGCCACCCGCTCCCTGCCCGTCATAGATAAATACCTGGTGAAACTCGCCCAGGAGACGGCCTCGCGGGTGGTGGTGGGCGGCAAGGTCCTCCTGATGGGCAACGGGGGCTCCGCCGCCGACGCGCAGCACATCGCGGGCGAGTTCGTCGTCAAACTAAATTACGAGCGCGCGGCGATGCCGGCCCTCGCGCTCACCACCGACGCCTCCGTGATGACCGCGGCCGCCAACGATTACGGGTACGCCGAGATCTTCGCCCGCCAGATACAGGCGCTGTGCAACGTCAACGACCTGGTCGTCGCGCTCTCCACCAGCGGAAACTCGCCCAACGTCGTGCGGGCGCTGGAGACGGCGCGCGAACGCCGTATCTTCACCGCGGCCTTCCTGGGCGGCGACGGCGGCGAGGCCGCGCGCCACGCCGACATCCAGATCATAATCCCCTCCACCAACCCCCAACGCATCCAGGAACTGCACGCCGTTATGGGCCACGTCTGGGTCGCGCTGGTGGAGGAACTCGTCTTCCGTGGAGCGCGCTGATAACGTCATGCCGGAACCGGCCGGACTTCTCGAGATCCTGGAGCGCGTCGCGTCTACGCGCCTCCTCGTGATCGGCGACGCCATGCTCGACCACTACGTCTTCGGCGACGCGGCGCGCCTCTCGCCCGAGGCGCCGGTGCCGGTGGTCCGGGTGGAGCGCGACGTCTTGCGGCCGGGGGGCGCGGCCAATACCGCGGTCAACGTACGGGCGCTGGGCGCGGCCGCGGAGCTGGCGGCCGTCGCGGGCGACGACGAGAACGGCCGGGAGCTGCGCCGCACGCTGGAGGAGGGAGCGGTGGACGTCCGGGGGTTAATCGTCGCCGCCGGCCGCCCCACGACGTGGAAGGGCCGCGTCATCGCGCGGCAGCAGCAGCTCGTCCGGCTGGACCGCGAGGTCGACGGCGACATTTCGGCCGAGCTGGAAGACGAGCTGTTGGCTTACTTCGCCGACGCGCTTAAGCGCGCCGACGGCGTCATCCTCTCCGACTACGGCAAGGGGGCGATAACGGCGCGCGTCGCCGCGGAGGTCATCACCCGGGCGCGCGACGCCGGCAAAGTGGTGTGCGTCGACCCCAAGGAAAACCACTTCGGCCTGTATAAAAACGTAACCTCCGTCACGCCCAACCATCACGAGGCCGCGGCCGCCGCCGGCATCCGGGAGCGCGACGACCCCGACCTCGAGCGCACCGGCGCCGCGCTGCTGGAGATGCTCGGGGCCGACTCGGTCCTCATCACCTGGGGCGAGCGCGGGATGGTCCTGTTCGCCGCCGACGGCTCGACGAGCCGCATCCCGACGCGGGCGCGCGAGGTCTACGACGTGGCGGGCGCGGGCGACACCGTGGCCGCGACGTTCGCGGCGGCGCTGGCGGCGGGGGCGAGCCACCTCGCCGCGGCCCAGCTCGCCAACTTCGCGGCCTCCGTCGTCGTCGCCAAGATGGGCACCGCTACCGCGTCGCCGGCGGAGGTCAAGTCGGCCGTCGAAACGTACTACGAGGCGACGCCGCGTGAGTAACGCCTCCAACTTCGCCGACCGCCTGGTCGAGCGCATACTTCGGATAAATAGCCGGGTGTGCGTGGGCTGCGACCCGGACCCGGCGCTCTTCCCCCCCGAGCTCGCGAAAAAGGAAGACGCGGTCGCGGCGACGGCCGCGTTCGGCTTCGAGCTGATGGCGGCGGTGCGCGAAGTGGCGGCGGCCGTCAAGTTTCAGGCCGCGTTCTACGAACGCTTCGGCCCGGCGGGGTTCGAGGTCCTGGCGCGGCACCTCGCCGCGGCGCGCAAGGCCGGCCTTATAGCTATTCTGGATTGCAAGCGCGGCGACGTGGGCCACACGATGCGGGCGTACTGCGAGGCGTACGCGACGCCCGGCGCGCCGCTGGAGGCCGACGCCGTCACGCTCTCGCCCTACCTCGGGTCCGACGGCCTGGCGCCGTTCAACGTGTGCGCCGGCGAGCACGGCAAGGGTTACTTCGTCGTCGTTAAAAGCTCCAACCCCTCCACCGCCGACGTACAGGACGTTAAGATGGAGGACGGACGGCCGGTGTACCACCGCGTCGCGGAGATGACGGCCGCGATAGGCCAACACCTCGTCGGCGAGAGCGGGTACTCGTCCGCGGGCGCCGTCGTCGGCGCGACCTACCCCGACGTCGTGGCGCGGCTGCGCGAGCTCATGCCGCAGCAGTTCTTCCTGATGCCGGGCGTGGGCGCCCAGGGCGGCGACGTCGCGCTGCTGGGGCCGGCGTTCGACACCCGCGGCCTGGGCGCGCTGGTCTCCTCCAGCCGGGGCGTCGCGTACGCCTGGCGGGAACGCGAGGGCGTGAGCTGGCAAGAGGCGGCGCGGGCGGCGGCGCGCGACCTGCGCCGCGCGGTCAACGAAGCGCTGCCGATATGGTGATAGAAGAGCTGCTGGGCGAAATATGTCACCAGCTGCCGGCCCGCTGCTTCACCGTAGCGGGCGTTACTATGCCGGCGTGCGCGCGATGCTCCGGGATTTACCTGGGGGTATTGCTGGCGGCGGCGTTCTACGCCGTACCCGGGAGGCGCCGCCTGTTCCTGCACTGCCCGGGCTACGGCGCCGCGGCGCTGGCCGTGCTAGCGGTCGGGCCGTGCGCGGTCGACTTCTTCTTCGGATGGTGGGGATACCCTCTCTTCGCCGGCAACGGCGCGCGCTTCGTGGCGTCGCTCTTCGCCGGATGGGGGGCGTGGGTGCTCCTGGCGGGCGCCGCGACGCGGCTCCGGTGGGGCGTCGCGCCGGAGCGGCGGCTCGACCTCGGCCAGCTAGCCGGCTCGCTCGCGGCCCTACTCGTGCCGGGCCTGTTGGTGGCGACGCCGCGCCCGGCGGCCGCGAAGGTCTTCGCCGGGGCGACGCTGGTCGGCGCGGTCGCCTTCTACGCGCTCTTGAACTACCTGCCGCTCGCGCTGTTCTTACATAAAAAGGGGTACCGGCTCGCGACCGGCCTGGTTATCCTGTGCGGTCTGGTCGCCCTGGCCGTCGCCGAGATAAGGTGGGGACGAGTCGTTTACGCGAACGTCGCGGGTATGTTACACTAAAGCGGAACAGGGGGCGTCCGGAACGTACGCCGCCGGAAGGAGTAAATGTGAACGGCAAACGGGTGGTCGTATGTACGCTGTTCGGCGTCGTCGCCGGCGTCGTGTGTTGGCTGGGCTCGTACCTGGCGGGTAGCGTACCGGTGGCATTAACCGCGGGGGTCGTCCTGGCCATCGTCTTCAATCGCGCGTTCATCGGCTTCGCGATCGGCATATCCGGTTGGCGAATTCCCTGGCCGCTGCACGGCGTCTTCGTCGGCCTGGCCGGCTCGCTGCCGGTAGCGATCTACCCGCTGTTCGCGCCGGACGGCCTTCCGGGTTTTTTGATGTACGAACTCGCGGGCGGTTTGTGGGGTTTCCTTATAGAGCTGGGCGCGCGGGCGGTCGGCGCCCGAAGGGATTAAACCGGGCCGCGGCCGGATTTTATAAAGAAGAAAAAAATCGCCCCGCGAGGGGCCGGCATTAATTAAATCCTACAGGAGGGTACGACCATGACGGGCAAACGGGTACTCGCGTGCACGCTCTTCGGCTTCATCGCCGGCGTCTTGGATTTGCTTCTGATGCATTACGGGGCCAAGGCCCCGATTACCTTCACCACGGCCATTGTCCTGGGTTTTATATTGAACCGCGCGTTTATCGGCTTCACGCTGGGCATCTCCGGCTGGCGGACGAACTGGGCTTTCCACGGCGTCGTTGTCGGCCTCGTGGGGTCGCTCCCGCTGTCGGTATTCGCGCTCGGGGACCAAGAAGGCTTAACCGGCTTCCTGCTCATAGAACTCTTCGGCGGCATGTGGGGCTTTTTAATCGAGTTGGGCGCGCTGGCGGTGCGGGCGAAGAAGAAGGGGTAACCGCCCCGTCGGCCGAGATAAAAAAAGCGGCAGGGTACGCCCTGCCGCTTCGTCGTTAACCGCTACCGATCTGCTAGCTTCCCTCTCTCTCCTTCTGCGACGCCTCGATGACCTTCTTCGCCACGTCGGGGGGCGCCTGCTCGTAGTGGGAGAACCGGACCGTGAACGAGCCCTTGCCGCCGGTCATGGAGCGCAGATCCGAGCTGAAGCGGAAGATCTCGGCCTGCGGCACCAGCGCCTTGACCTCCTGGAAGATGCCGGCCGGTTCCATCCCCATAACGCGGCCACGCTTGCCGCTCAAGTCCCCGGTGACGCCGCCCATGTAATCCGCCGGGACGCGCACCGTGACCTCCACGATGGGCTCCAGCACGGTGGGCGACGCGTCGCCGAAGGCTTTCTTGAAACCGAGCGAGCCGGCGATTTTAAACGCCATGTCGGACGAGTCCACGGTATGGAACGAGCCGTCGCGGAGCGTGACGCGCAAGTCGACGACGGGGTAGCCGGCCAGGACGCCGCCCGCCATCGCCTCCACCACGCCCTTCTCCACCGACGGTACGAATTTCGACGGGATGGCGCCGCCGTAGATTTTGTTTACGAACTCGAAGCCGGCGCCGTGCTCGAGCGGCTCGAGCTCTAGCCACACGTCGCCGAACTGGCCCCGGCCGCCGGTCTGCTTCTTGTAGCGTCCCTGGGCCCTGGCGCCCTTGCGGATGGTCTCGCGGTAGGCGACGCGCGGCAGCTTAGTCTCGACCGCCACGCCGAAGCGGGACTCGAGCTTCGAGAACATCACCTGCAGGTGCTGCTCCCCCATCCCGGAGGCGACGAACTCCTTGGTCTCGACGTTGCGCTCGACGTGGAACGTGGGGTCCTCGTCGGTCAGCTTCGCGAGCGACGACGTCAGCTTGTCCTCGTCGCCTTTGGAGCGGGGCGATATGGCGTACGGCATCACCGGTTCGGGAACGACGAGCTCCGGGTACTGCACCGGGTCGCCGGGCGCGGCCACGGTGTCGCCGGTCTTGAGCGGCTCCGCTTTCACGAAGGCGCCGAGCTCGCCCGCCGCCAGCTCCGTAACCGCCTTCTGGTTCTTGCCGTTGATTTCCACCAGCGACGGGACTTTGAACTTGGTCCCGGCGTTCACGTCCAGGACCTGGTCGTCGGCCTTCAACTTTCCGGAATACACGCGGACGTAGGAGAGCTTGCCGGCGAACGGGTCGTTGACGGTCTTGAAGACGAAGCCGCTCATGGGCGCGGTGGCGGCGGCGGGGCGCTCGAGCTCCTTGGTGCCGCCGGGCTCGACGCCGATGCGGGCCGGCACGTCCGCGGGGGAAGGGAAATATTTCAACACCGCCTCCAGTACGGCGCGGCCGCCGACGCCGTCGTACGCGTCGGCGCAGAACACCGGCACCACCTTGCCGGCCGCGATGCCCCGCGAGAGGCCGCGGCCTATCTCGTCGGCCGAAAGCTCGCCCGCTTCGAAGTACTTCTCCATCAGCGCGTCTTCCTGCTCCGCCGCGGCCTCCACCGACGCCTTCGTGAGAGAATCCAGCGTATCCGCCAACTCGGCCGGGACCTCGCCGTCCGTCGACTCGCCCGCCAAACCACCCTCCCACAGAACGGCACCCCCGCCGGTCACGTCGACGTAGCCCTTGAACGCCGCCTCGGCGCCCACCGGGTACGACATCACGACGAAGTTGACGCCGCCGAAGGCTTCGCGCAGCTTGCGCAGCGCGCCGTCGAAGTCCGCGCGCTCGCGGTCCATCTTGTTGACGACCACGGCCCGGGCGACGCGGTTCTCCTCCGCTTCCCGCCACGCGCGCTCGGTGCCCACCTCCACGCCGGCCACCGCGCTCACGACGACGACCGCCACGTCCGCCACCCGCACGCCGGCGATGAGCTCGTATATGAAATCGGCCGAACCGGGAATGTCCAATAAGTTGATGCGGTACCCCTTGTAGTCCGCGGCCAGGAGCGCGGTGCTCACGGAGAAGCCGCGCTTTATCTCCTCGTCGTCGAAGTCGGCGGCGGCGTTGCCCTCCTCCACCCGGCCCCGCCTTTTCAGCGCGCCGGCGCGGAAGAGCAGGTCCTCGGCCAAAGCCGTCTTGCCGGCGTCGCCGTGTCCCACCAACGCCACGTTGCGAATTTTTTCAATTTCGACTTTCGCCATTCGGTTTTTCCTCCTAATAATCAGGCCGCCGGGCGCCACACGGCGACGAACGCCGGCGACGCGCCCCGGGGGCCCCAACGCCGGCTGTACAACGTACTAAAGCGGAATTTTGGAAGCCGCTCTCTCTTCGGGGGAATAGGCCCGGCCGCCCGCCGCGTAGGCCGCAGCCACGAAGGTCGCGAACAACGGATGCGGCGCCAGCGGCCGCGACTTGAGCTCGGGGTGGAACTGGACCGCGACGAACCAGGGGTGGTTCGACAACTCCACCACCTCGGCCAACAAACCGTCCGGGGACGTCCCCGTGACGCCGAGGCCCGCCGCGGCCAAAGCCTCGCGGTAGTCGTTGTTGAGTTCGTAGCGGTGGCGGTGCCGCTCGCCGACCTCGCGTACGCCGTAGGCCCGCGCCGCCCGCGAGCCCTCCGTCAGCACGCACGGGTAAGCGCCCAACCTCATCGTCCCGCCCATACGAGTAACCTTCTTCTGCTCATCCATCAGGCAGATGACCGGGTCGCGACAATCGACGTCGAACTCCACGGAGTACGCTTCTTCCAACCCCGCCACCCGCGCGACGTCTATTACCGCCACCTGAAGGCCGAGGCAAATGCCCAGGTACGGAACGCCGTTCTCGCGGGCGTAACGCGCCGCGGCTATCTTGCCCTCGATGCCGCGCTCGCCGAAGCCGCCCGGGACGAGGATGCCGCCCACGCCGTCGAAGTACGGCGCCGGGTCGGCGTCTCCCTCCAGGTCGGTGGACTCCACCCACCTTACGTTCACGCGCGCGTCGGCGGCGATGCCGCCGTGGGCGAGGGCCTCGATGATGCTCTTGTACGAGTCGCGCAGGCCGGTATACTTGCCCACGACCGCGATATCCACCTCGCCGCCGGGACGGCGCATCCTCTCCAGCATCCCTTCCCAATCGCCCAGGTCCCCTTCGCCGACCGGGAAATCCAGCCGCTCGAGTATCAGGCCGTCGAGGTTCTGCTTACGCAAACGGAGCGGTATGTCGTAGATGTTGTCGGTATCGACGGCCTCCACTACGGCCTCGGGCGGCACGTTGGTGAAGAGGGCGATTTTAGCGCGCGTCGAGGCGTCGAGGGGCCGGTCGGTGCGGCAGATGAGCGCGTCCGGTTGTATACCAATAGCGCGCAGCTCGCGGACCGAGTGCTGGGTGGGTTTGGTCTTGAGCTCGCCCGCGCCCCCGATATAGGGGACCAGCGTCAAATGGATGAAGAGGCACCGGCGCCGCCCCACGTCGAGCGCGAACTGGCGAATGGCCTCCAGGAACGGCTGCCCCTCGATGTCGCCCACCGTCCCGCCTATCTCCACTATAATAACGTCCGCGCCGGCCGCCGCGGCGAGTTTATGCACCCGGGACTTTATCTCGTCCGTTACGTGAGGAATGACCTGGACCGTCCCGCCCAGGTAGTCGCCCCGCCGCTCCTTCTCGATGACGGCCCCGTAGACCATGCCGGTGGTAGCGTTGGACAATCTCGACGTCGGCCGGTCGGTGAAACGCTCGTAGTGACCGAGGTCGAGGTCGGCCTCGGCGCCGTCGTCGGTCACGT
This region includes:
- a CDS encoding SIS domain-containing protein, yielding MTLLDKVHEQFREAADLATRSLPVIDKYLVKLAQETASRVVVGGKVLLMGNGGSAADAQHIAGEFVVKLNYERAAMPALALTTDASVMTAAANDYGYAEIFARQIQALCNVNDLVVALSTSGNSPNVVRALETARERRIFTAAFLGGDGGEAARHADIQIIIPSTNPQRIQELHAVMGHVWVALVEELVFRGAR
- the rfaE1 gene encoding D-glycero-beta-D-manno-heptose-7-phosphate kinase: MERADNVMPEPAGLLEILERVASTRLLVIGDAMLDHYVFGDAARLSPEAPVPVVRVERDVLRPGGAANTAVNVRALGAAAELAAVAGDDENGRELRRTLEEGAVDVRGLIVAAGRPTTWKGRVIARQQQLVRLDREVDGDISAELEDELLAYFADALKRADGVILSDYGKGAITARVAAEVITRARDAGKVVCVDPKENHFGLYKNVTSVTPNHHEAAAAAGIRERDDPDLERTGAALLEMLGADSVLITWGERGMVLFAADGSTSRIPTRAREVYDVAGAGDTVAATFAAALAAGASHLAAAQLANFAASVVVAKMGTATASPAEVKSAVETYYEATPRE
- the pyrF gene encoding orotidine-5'-phosphate decarboxylase, coding for MSNASNFADRLVERILRINSRVCVGCDPDPALFPPELAKKEDAVAATAAFGFELMAAVREVAAAVKFQAAFYERFGPAGFEVLARHLAAARKAGLIAILDCKRGDVGHTMRAYCEAYATPGAPLEADAVTLSPYLGSDGLAPFNVCAGEHGKGYFVVVKSSNPSTADVQDVKMEDGRPVYHRVAEMTAAIGQHLVGESGYSSAGAVVGATYPDVVARLRELMPQQFFLMPGVGAQGGDVALLGPAFDTRGLGALVSSSRGVAYAWREREGVSWQEAARAAARDLRRAVNEALPIW
- a CDS encoding DUF2085 domain-containing protein, giving the protein MVIEELLGEICHQLPARCFTVAGVTMPACARCSGIYLGVLLAAAFYAVPGRRRLFLHCPGYGAAALAVLAVGPCAVDFFFGWWGYPLFAGNGARFVASLFAGWGAWVLLAGAATRLRWGVAPERRLDLGQLAGSLAALLVPGLLVATPRPAAAKVFAGATLVGAVAFYALLNYLPLALFLHKKGYRLATGLVILCGLVALAVAEIRWGRVVYANVAGMLH
- the fusA gene encoding elongation factor G, yielding MAKVEIEKIRNVALVGHGDAGKTALAEDLLFRAGALKRRGRVEEGNAAADFDDEEIKRGFSVSTALLAADYKGYRINLLDIPGSADFIYELIAGVRVADVAVVVVSAVAGVEVGTERAWREAEENRVARAVVVNKMDRERADFDGALRKLREAFGGVNFVVMSYPVGAEAAFKGYVDVTGGGAVLWEGGLAGESTDGEVPAELADTLDSLTKASVEAAAEQEDALMEKYFEAGELSADEIGRGLSRGIAAGKVVPVFCADAYDGVGGRAVLEAVLKYFPSPADVPARIGVEPGGTKELERPAAATAPMSGFVFKTVNDPFAGKLSYVRVYSGKLKADDQVLDVNAGTKFKVPSLVEINGKNQKAVTELAAGELGAFVKAEPLKTGDTVAAPGDPVQYPELVVPEPVMPYAISPRSKGDEDKLTSSLAKLTDEDPTFHVERNVETKEFVASGMGEQHLQVMFSKLESRFGVAVETKLPRVAYRETIRKGARAQGRYKKQTGGRGQFGDVWLELEPLEHGAGFEFVNKIYGGAIPSKFVPSVEKGVVEAMAGGVLAGYPVVDLRVTLRDGSFHTVDSSDMAFKIAGSLGFKKAFGDASPTVLEPIVEVTVRVPADYMGGVTGDLSGKRGRVMGMEPAGIFQEVKALVPQAEIFRFSSDLRSMTGGKGSFTVRFSHYEQAPPDVAKKVIEASQKEREGS
- a CDS encoding CTP synthase, yielding MMAHKEDNTRYIFVTGGVVSSLGKGIASASIGRLMIAHDLDVAMLKFDPYINVDPGTMNPYQHGEVYVTDDGAEADLDLGHYERFTDRPTSRLSNATTGMVYGAVIEKERRGDYLGGTVQVIPHVTDEIKSRVHKLAAAAGADVIIVEIGGTVGDIEGQPFLEAIRQFALDVGRRRCLFIHLTLVPYIGGAGELKTKPTQHSVRELRAIGIQPDALICRTDRPLDASTRAKIALFTNVPPEAVVEAVDTDNIYDIPLRLRKQNLDGLILERLDFPVGEGDLGDWEGMLERMRRPGGEVDIAVVGKYTGLRDSYKSIIEALAHGGIAADARVNVRWVESTDLEGDADPAPYFDGVGGILVPGGFGERGIEGKIAAARYARENGVPYLGICLGLQVAVIDVARVAGLEEAYSVEFDVDCRDPVICLMDEQKKVTRMGGTMRLGAYPCVLTEGSRAARAYGVREVGERHRHRYELNNDYREALAAAGLGVTGTSPDGLLAEVVELSNHPWFVAVQFHPELKSRPLAPHPLFATFVAAAYAAGGRAYSPEERAASKIPL